The uncultured Cohaesibacter sp. region GTTGTCGGCTATATTGTCGCCGGAATGGTCGCTCGCTTCATTCGCAATCGTATAACGCCGCTTGAGAAGGTCGACGACACGCTGGGCAATTTTGCGGCCTCCATGGCGCGCTGGGCTATCCTGACGATTGTCGTCATCGCGGTGTTGCAGCTGTTCGGCTTTCAGGCAACCAGTCTTGTCGCGGTGCTCGGCGCTGCGTCTCTGGCCATTGGTCTGGCCTTGCAAGGCACCCTTAGTGACGTCGCTTCCGGCGTCATGTTGATCATTTTCCGCCCCTACAAGTTGGGGGACTATGTCGACGTTGGCGGCACTGCCGGTACCATCCAGTCCGTTGATCTGTTCGTGACCTATATGGTAACGCCGGATAATGTGCAGATCATCATGCCCAACTCTAAGGCGTGGGGTTCCATCATCACCAATTATTCGGCGCAAACCACACGCCGCGTTGATCTGACCTTCGGCATTGATTATTCCAACAGCGCCGACAAGGCGATGCAGATCATTCTGGATCTGGCCAATGCGGACATGCGCGTTCAGAAGGTACCAGAACCATGGGTGGCTGTGACCAATCTGGGCGATTCCTCGGTCGATATCACCACCCGCCTGTGGTGCGATGCTGCGGACTATTGGGCGCTCAAATTCGATATGCTGAAGGCCGTCAAGGAAGCCTTCGATGAACAGGGCATCGACATTCCTTATCCGCATACTCAGATCATTTCCGTCAACCGGGACGAGAAAGCCGAAGCCTGATTTTGGCTTTTGAGGCAAGGAAAAACAAAGGGCGGCATGGGCTGCCCTTTTTCTTTG contains the following coding sequences:
- a CDS encoding mechanosensitive ion channel domain-containing protein, yielding MNAISEQLGAYTPLIINVSKAILFLVVGYIVAGMVARFIRNRITPLEKVDDTLGNFAASMARWAILTIVVIAVLQLFGFQATSLVAVLGAASLAIGLALQGTLSDVASGVMLIIFRPYKLGDYVDVGGTAGTIQSVDLFVTYMVTPDNVQIIMPNSKAWGSIITNYSAQTTRRVDLTFGIDYSNSADKAMQIILDLANADMRVQKVPEPWVAVTNLGDSSVDITTRLWCDAADYWALKFDMLKAVKEAFDEQGIDIPYPHTQIISVNRDEKAEA